A genomic window from Plasmodium coatneyi strain Hackeri chromosome 13, complete sequence includes:
- a CDS encoding Lysyl-tRNA synthetase: protein MIKGRTTPPLLVVVLWSFLWSFSLLCNRSSCFRHGSSEAKGILTIGRKRSYFRNRRKVFTLKNYGKEFSERVKKLNHLSDVLKIDAYPSSFIKRTTKIDQLKKNYEHLKNGEKDDKEKYVIYGRVTVKRNDGMFLNVQDDGGTVQIYVDAHLVLKGGSKSEEKRNDCLEGDEENDQGGKNTCPGVAQNGINSSNDDGNATHGGGSQFALGKEGETAHKENAIKVRKIIEVGDFIAIKGFVRKSQRGEITLHAEEIVLLAKALLPLPDKYKGMKDVEYKYRKRYLDFLINKEEKEKIITRFDLIQEIRKFLLKKKYTEVDTPILQSIAGGASAKPFETFLKNLNLVLYLRIAPELFLKKLIISGISEQIFEFSKCFRNEGLSTIHNPEFTLLEIYKAYSNYKYMITFVERLIKTVSKKFSLPSSIDKSLLYEKKWKRISFMKIVKDYTSVDFLNLPFDQAYNEAKKLNVTFDQGKEHLNWGLVVEEVFKRKVEPFLGNEPVHIYHLPAETSPLAKTLSKNKKLSERFETYIGKMEIANGYSEEANPLMQERKFISQYTLKHKKCEEGSISTTGGFAPPDDASSGDNRGDANQVSTPSGENIPQGHEQISSKMQHMQNVNNQIDYDYVTALAHGLPPTGGLGIGIDRLCMLLTNSSSIKNVLPFPIIKPH from the coding sequence atgataaagggGAGAACAACTCCACCCCTGCTAGTAGTAGTACTATGGTCATTCTTATGGTCCTTCTCTCTCCTTTGTAATCGCTCAAGCTGCTTCAGGCATGGCAGTAGTGAAGCAAAGGGGATCCTTACAATaggcagaaaaagaagttactttcggaacagaagaaaagtGTTCACCCTGAAGAACTATGGGAAGGAATTTTCTGAGCGAGTAAAGAAGCTAAATCACCTATCggatgttttaaaaattgatgCGTACCCATCGTCCTTCATAAAAAGAACGACAAAGATAGACCAGTTGAAGAAGAACTATgagcatttaaaaaatggagaaaaggaCGACAAGGAAAAGTATGTGATATACGGCCGAGTAACAGTCAAAAGGAACGATGGAATGTTCCTGAATGTGCAGGATGATGGTGGCAcagtacaaatatatgttgATGCACATTTGGTGcttaaagggggaagcaaatcagaggaaaaaaggaatgactGTCTAGAGGgtgatgaggaaaatgacCAGGGGGGCAAGAATACCTGTCCAGGTGTAGCGCAAAATGGGATTAACTCCTCCAACGATGATGGTAATGCTACACATGGAGGGGGAAGCCAATTCGCCTTAggcaaagaaggagaaactGCCCACAAGGAAAACGCAAtaaaagtgagaaaaattaTCGAAGTAGGCGATTTCATAGCAATAAAAGGATTTGTTCGGAAATCTCAAAGGGGAGAAATAACTTTACACGCAGAAGAAATTGTCCTGCTAGCTAAAGCCTTGCTTCCCTTGCCAGACAAATacaaaggaatgaaggatgTTGAATATAAGTACAGGAAAAGGTACCTCGACTTTTTAATcaacaaggaagaaaaggaaaaaattataactaGATTTGATTTGATTCAAGAAATTAGAAAGTtcttgctaaaaaaaaaatacacagaAGTAGATACCCCAATATTGCAGTCCATCGCTGGAGGTGCTTCAGCTAAACCATTTGAAACGTTCCTAAAGAACTTAAATTTAGTGCTCTACTTAAGAATAGCACCTGagctctttttaaaaaaattaatcataAGTGGAATTTCAGAACAAATTTTCGAATTCAGCAAATGCTTCCGCAATGAAGGCTTAAGTACCATACACAACCCTGAGTTTACACTTCTCGAAATTTATAAGGCCTACtctaattataaatatatgattaCATTTGTTGAAAGGTTAATAAAAACAGTGTCGAagaaattttctcttccttccagtATCGATAAGTCTTTGTTGTAcgaaaagaaatggaaaagaatttCCTTCATGAAAATAGTAAAGGATTACACCTCTGTAGATTTTCTTAACCTGCCGTTCGATCAAGCTTataatgaagcaaaaaaattaaacgtaACTTTTGAtcaagggaaggaacacttAAATTGGGGATTAGTCGTTGAGGAGGTCTTTAAGCGAAAGGTAGAACCTTTTTTAGGTAACGAgcctgttcatatatatcaCCTCCCTGCAGAAACTTCCCCTCTGGCCAAAACGTTAAGcaagaataaaaagttgtCCGAACGGTTTGAAACGTACATTGGGAAGATGGAAATAGCGAATGGCTACTCGGAGGAGGCCAACCCTCTAATGCAGGAAAGGAAGTTTATTTCTCAATATACCTTAAAGCATAAAAAGTGTGAAGAGGGAAGTATCAGCACCACAGGGGGGTTTGCTCCTCCGGATGATGCTTCTTCAGGTGATAACCGGGGGGATGCAAACCAAGTGAGTACGCCCTCTGGTGAGAATATTCCCCAAGGACACGAACAAATTAGCTCAAAAATGCAACATATGCAAAATGTCAATAACCAAATTGATTACGATTATGTAACCGCCCTGGCGCATGGCTTACCCCCAACGGGAGGCCTCGGAATAGGCATAGATCGCTTGTGCATGTTGCTGACAAATTCCAGTTCGATCAAAAACGTGTTACCATTTCCAATAATAAAGCCACATTGA
- a CDS encoding Glutamate dehydrogenase produces the protein MQKERDSTGRFVVVDKSAGNYEALIEQEMNKVYERVKKLDANQAEFLQAFHEILYSLKPLFMEEPKYLPIIEMLSEPERIVQFRVCWIDDNGIQHKNRCFRVQYSSVLGPYKGGLRFHPSVNLSIVKFLGFEQIFKNSLTGLSMGGGKGGSDFDPKGKSDSEILKFCQGFMNELYRHIGPNTDVPAGDIGVGGREIGYLFGQYKKIANNFNGTLTGKNVKWGGSNLRTEATGYGLVYFVLEVLKSLNVPMEKQTAVVSGSGNVALYCVQKLLHLNVKVLTLSDSDGYIFEPNGFTNSDLNFLIELKEVKKGRIKEYLKHSSTATYFPNEKPWNVPCSLAFPCATQNEINLEDAKKLHKNGCLLIGEGANMPSTVDAINYFKSNKIIFCPSKAANAGGVAISGLEMAQNFQFAKWTREDVDQKLQEIMKNIFLACSESALKYTKDKYDLQAGANIAGFLKVAEAYIEQGCF, from the coding sequence ATGCAAAAGGAGCGCGATTCGACGGGACGGTTCGTTGTGGTGGACAAAAGTGCGGGCAACTACGAAGCCCTGATCGAGCAGGAAATGAACAAAGTATACGAGAGGGTAAAGAAATTGGATGCCAACCAGGCAGAATTCTTGCAGGCTTTTCACGAAATTCTCTACTCGCTCAAACCCCTCTTTATGGAAGAACCAAAATATCTGCCCATCATCGAAATGCTATCAGAGCCTGAGCGCATCGTCCAATTTCGTGTGTGCTGGATAGACGATAATGGCATCCAACACAAGAACAGATGTTTCAGAGTTCAATACAGTTCCGTCCTAGGACCATACAAAGGAGGACTCCGTTTCCACCCCTCGGTAAATTTATCCATTGTGAAATTCTTAGGctttgaacaaatttttaaaaattctttaaCGGGTCTGTCCATGGGAGGGGGAAAGGGAGGATCGGATTTTGACCCCAAGGGAAAGTCAGATAGCGAAATTCTGAAATTCTGCCAAGGGTTTATGAACGAGCTGTACAGGCACATTGGTCCGAACACAGACGTCCCTGCAGGGGACATCGGTGTAGGTGGAAGAGAAATAGGCTACCTATTCGGTCAATATAAAAAGATTGCGAACAATTTTAATGGTACTTTAACAGGAAAGAACGTCAAATGGGGAGGATCCAACTTAAGAACAGAAGCAACAGGATACGGTTTAGTCTATTTCGTTTTGGAGGTCCTAAAATCGCTAAACGTTCCgatggaaaaacaaacagcCGTAGTTAGTGGCAGCGGAAATGTAGCCCTCTACTGTGTTCAGAAATTGCTACATCTAAATGTAAAGGTTCTAACGTTAAGTGACAGTGATGGGTACATTTTCGAACCTAACGGATTTACCAACAGCGACTTGAATTTTCTCATAGAAttgaaggaagtgaaaaaaggaagaatcaaAGAATATTTGAAACATTCTTCGACAGCCACTTATTTTCCAAATGAGAAACCTTGGAATGTTCCATGTAGTTTGGCTTTCCCTTGTGCTACTCAGAACGAAATAAATCTTGAGGATgcgaaaaaattacacaaaaatggatgCCTGCTAATCGGGGAAGGAGCAAATATGCCATCGACCGTGGATGCCATTAACTATTTCAAGTCCAATAAAATCATCTTTTGTCCTTCCAAGGCTGCCAATGCTGGGGGGGTAGCCATTAGTGGATTGGAAATGGCGCAGAATTTTCAGTTCGCGAAATGGACCAGGGAAGACGTAGATCAGAAGCTGCaagaaattatgaaaaatattttcttggCATGTTCGGAAAGTGCTTTGAAGTATACAAAGGATAAGTACGACTTGCAGGCGGGGGCCAACATTGCTGGTTTTTTGAAGGTTGCGGAGGCGTACATCGAGCAGGGCTGCTTTTAG